The sequence GTCCGCCTTAGCCGTTTATTTACTTCCGGGGCCTAGCTTCGAATGTGCCGAACCGGATGTCCGGGGAGGTCGGGTGAATGAAGCAACACGACAAACGTTGGAGACCGGTAATGCAGAAGATTCGCAATTTCCTGAAGAATTCCAAGGGCGCCACCGCGATCGAGTACGGCCTGATCGCCGCTCTTATCGCCGTCGCCGCCATCGCTGCCATGCAGGGCCTGGGCAACCAGCTCAACAAGACCTTCGGCAACGTGTCGTCGAACATGAAGGCTTCGTAAGCTTCCATAATCGAGAGAATCGGGCGGCGAGGCTTACGGGTTTCGTCGCCTTTTCTTTGGGGGGATCCAAAACATGCTGATCAAGTTTTTAACGATGTTGCGCGAAACGCGCGCAGCCACCGCGATCGAATACGGGCTGATCGCCGCTCTCATCGCCGTCGCCGCGATCGCCGCGATGCAGGGCCTGGGCAACAATCTCAAGAAGACGTTCTCGAACGTCTCCTCGAACATGAAGGCCAGCTAAGGCCAAATGGCTTTGGGCCCTAGACCCGGCCCATCGCCAGGAATTTCGCGCGGCGCGCTTGGCGCAGGCTCTCGGGCGAGAGACCGGCCATCCCGTCGAGCGCGCGCGCGATGGCGTCTCCCAAAGCGCCGATCGCCGCACCGGGCTCGCGATGCGCGCCGCCCAGCGGCTCTCCGACGATCTCGTCGATCACACCCAGTTCCTTCAGGTGCTGGGCGGTCACCTTCATCGCCTCCGCCGCGTCCGCCGCCTTGTCGCCGGTCCGCCACAGGATCGACGCGCAACCCTCCGGCGAAATCACCGAATAGATCGCGTGCTCCATCATCAGCACGCTATTGCCAGCCGCCAGCGCCACCGCGCCGCCCGAACCGCCTTCGCCGAGGATCGCGGAAACCAGCGGCACGCCGAGATTGAGACATTGTTCGGTCGAGCGCGCGATCGCCTCGGCCTGGCCACGCTCCTCGGCCTGCACACCTGGGAACGCGCCCGAGGTGTCGACCAGCGTGATCACCGGCAGATTGAACTTGTCCGCGAGCTGCATCAGGCGGATCGCCTTGCGGTAGCCCTCGGGCTTGCCCATCCCGAAATTATGCTTGAGCCGGCTGGCGGTATCGTCACCCTTCTCGTGCCCGATCACCATCACCCGGCGGCCGCGGAAGCGCCCCAGCCCGCCGATGATCGCCGAATCGTCGGCAAAGGCGCGGTCGCCGCCAAGCGGCATGAAGTCCTCGATCAGCCCGGCGACATAATGCTTGAAGTGCGGGCGCTCGGGATGCCGCGCCACCTGGGTCTTCTGCCACGGCGTCAGCTTCGAATACGTGTCCTTGAGCAGCTTGTCGGACTTCGCCTGCAGCGGCCCGATCTCGGCATCGATATTGACGGCGCCGCCCTCGGCGGTCGCACGCAATTCGTCGATGCGCGTCTGAAGCTCGGCGATCGGCTTTTCGAAATCGAGAAAAATGGTCATTCGCGCTCGGCTACGCTTGGCGTTTCGTTACGTCAACGAGCGCTTCGCCCAAAGGATGCCGCTCATTGACGAGATCGACCAGCCTTTTGCTGTCGACATGGGTGTAGATTTCGGTGGTCGCGATGTCGGCATGCCCCAGCATCGCCTGCAATGCGCGCAGATCGGCCCCGCCTTCGAGCAGGTGGGTAGCGAAGGCGTGGCGGAGGACATGCGGGCTGACGCGGTCGGACGGGATACCCGCTTCCGCCGCCAGCGCGCGGATCAGCTGGTAGAGCCGGACGCGCGAGAGGTGGCCCTTGCCCGAGGGGAACAGCCAGGCTCGGTCGCTGGCGACATGCGCGCGCCATTCGGCCACCGCCGCGCGGGCGCGGTCCGAGATCGGCACCAGCCGTTCCCTGCCGCCCTTGCCGCGCAGGATCAGATAGGGCCGATCGGGCGAGACGGCGCTCCGCGGCAGCGACACCAGCTCGGTCGCGCGCAGTCCCGATCCGTAGAGCAGCTCGACCAAGGCCAGCAGCCGCAGGTCGTTGGGGTCCTTGGGCTCGCGGGCGATGCGCGCGGTGATCGCGGCGAACATCCGCTCGACATCCTCGGCGCTCAGCACCTTGGGAAGCGCCCGCGCCGATCCCGGCCGCGGCAGCGCGCCCGCCGGGTCGTCGCCGCGCAAGCCTTCGTCGGCCAGAAACGCGAAGAACCGGCGCAAGGCCGCCGATTTGCGCGCCACGGTCGCCCGCGCCAGTGCCTGCCAGTCGCTCCCGAGCTTTTCGAGTTCAGCGCGTCCGGCCCGGCCAAGCCCGCCGTCCAGCGCTTCGGACGCCAGCCGCAAATCGGTGCCGTACGCCGCGATGGTGTTGCCCGCCGCGCCCGCCTCGGCCCGCATCATCTCAAGGAAGCGCTCGATCAGTGCCGGGTCTTCAACCTCGCCGGTCTCAGGCGAAAAACCGGAAACCTTGCTCAAGCCCGGCTGATCGCCTCGACGGCGATCATCCGCGCATAATTGCCCATTCCCGCCGCCTTCATCGCCGCAAGGATGTGGAATAGCGCCTCCGGCGTGACATTGTCCCAGCTGCGCGACTGCATGCCGACTGCGGCGAGCAAGGCGACCAGCGCCGAATCGCCGCGCCGCCCGGCGGCGTCGATCGCCCGGGTCCAGCTATTGGCGGCACCGATCGCCACATCGAGCGCCGCCGCGCCGCGCCGCGCGTCCGCCGCCTCCAGCCGTCCCAGGCCCGCGAGCCCGGCCAGCATCAGCTGCGCCTTACGCCGCCCGGCGACATCGCCATAGACATCGAAATCGCCATAAGCGACGCGCGAATCGCCGGGATCGGCGAGCGTCAACAGCGCCCAGCCCTCGCTGCCGCGCTTGACGACGCCGCGCCATTCCATCGCCGACGCTTCCATCCCCGCGCTCAGCATCGACGCGATCAGTTTCTCGGGCGCATCGACGCCGCTCGACGCTGGAATCCATGAAGACGCCCGCGCGGTCAGGATCAGCCGGGCATAGGCGGTGCGGGGGGTCTTCGCCTGATCCCAGAGCTTGCGGATCGCCGCCATCCGATCGGCGACATCGCCATCGATATAGGCGGTGCGCAAATCGCGGGCGATACCCTCTTCGGGCGTGCCATTGGCGTCCGGATCCTGCGCGATCTCCGAATAGAGATCGATCAGCCCCGCGCTGGAGAACACCCCCGCGCTCGCCGCCAGCTCGGCGGCGGCAGCGCGCGATGCCGGCGGCAACGACGGAGACAGCGCCTGCCAGTAGCGGACCTGCGGGCCGGCGGTCGCATAGAGCGCGGCGGGTACCTGCTCGCCGGTCGCGGTG is a genomic window of Sphingomonas sp. containing:
- a CDS encoding Flp family type IVb pilin, which encodes MQKIRNFLKNSKGATAIEYGLIAALIAVAAIAAMQGLGNQLNKTFGNVSSNMKAS
- a CDS encoding Flp family type IVb pilin is translated as MLIKFLTMLRETRAATAIEYGLIAALIAVAAIAAMQGLGNNLKKTFSNVSSNMKAS
- a CDS encoding acetyl-CoA carboxylase carboxyltransferase subunit alpha; translated protein: MTIFLDFEKPIAELQTRIDELRATAEGGAVNIDAEIGPLQAKSDKLLKDTYSKLTPWQKTQVARHPERPHFKHYVAGLIEDFMPLGGDRAFADDSAIIGGLGRFRGRRVMVIGHEKGDDTASRLKHNFGMGKPEGYRKAIRLMQLADKFNLPVITLVDTSGAFPGVQAEERGQAEAIARSTEQCLNLGVPLVSAILGEGGSGGAVALAAGNSVLMMEHAIYSVISPEGCASILWRTGDKAADAAEAMKVTAQHLKELGVIDEIVGEPLGGAHREPGAAIGALGDAIARALDGMAGLSPESLRQARRAKFLAMGRV
- a CDS encoding tyrosine-type recombinase/integrase, coding for MSKVSGFSPETGEVEDPALIERFLEMMRAEAGAAGNTIAAYGTDLRLASEALDGGLGRAGRAELEKLGSDWQALARATVARKSAALRRFFAFLADEGLRGDDPAGALPRPGSARALPKVLSAEDVERMFAAITARIAREPKDPNDLRLLALVELLYGSGLRATELVSLPRSAVSPDRPYLILRGKGGRERLVPISDRARAAVAEWRAHVASDRAWLFPSGKGHLSRVRLYQLIRALAAEAGIPSDRVSPHVLRHAFATHLLEGGADLRALQAMLGHADIATTEIYTHVDSKRLVDLVNERHPLGEALVDVTKRQA